CCCATACCTGGTCCGACTGTTAAGCCATCCATATGTTGCACGGTAAGAATCAAATGTTTTGTTGCTTGAGAAATTCTATATGCATCCACATACTGAACCGTGAAAAAAATATCGATATCATACTTACCAGCAAGTTCATCTGCTTTTTCCGCTAATTTTAGAGCATCATCCCCATATAAATATGCTTTTGGATTCACACAGAAAAATGGTGCTCGAACCGTCCTTTTCTTCAAATTGATCACCTCTTTTATTTAGTTGCAAATAGTGTATAACAATGCTCCAACGTATTTTCCATCGCTTGATTGGCTAGTTTTTTTAGTCGAACATAATCTGTTGGAGATTCTCGTTCGATCGTTTTCATCGCAGCCGTAATAAAATCAGTAAAAATATTGATTTTACTAATTCCCTCTGTTGCACATCGATGTAAATTTTCGTCACCTGATGAAGAACCTCCGTGTAATACAAGGGGTGTTTTTATAGCCTCTCGAAGTTCGGCTAAACGGTCAAAACTTATTTTAGGTGTTCCCTTGTAAAAACCGTGAGCTGTTCCGATGGAAACGGCTAAAGAATCTACGTTTGTCTCTTCAACAAAACGCACCGCATCTGTTACTTCCGTATATACGGAATCACTGTGATCATGATTTTCATAATTCAAACCAGAACCGACAAAACCAATTTCAGCTTCAACAACTACTCCTCTTTCATGAGCATAGTCTGAAATCACCTTGGACCGCCGAACATTCTCTGCAAATGAATCAAGAGACGCATCGATCATGACAGATGAAAAGCCTAATTCTATTGCTTGTTTAATAATCTTTTCATCTTGTCCATGATCTAAATGTAAGACCACTGGCACTTGCGCTTTTTTTGCTAAATAATTTCCGATCAAGGCCGCTTCTTCCAGCGACATCATATCCATATGCGCTTGTGCAAAAGCTAAAATCAACGGTTTATTCATTCGTTCAGCCACGTTTACGTAAGATCGTGCTGAATCTAAGTCAAAGAAATTAGCAGCAGGAATAGCAAATTGTTCTTTTTGCGCCCTATTAAATAATTCTTTAGATGTAACTAACAAAGCAATTCCTCCTATTCTTTGATTTTAGCTTCGATTTCTTGATACATTTCCTCAGTTCCCATTCCCGTCAATAACGGTAACCCCATGATTATTTTATCCTTGATTTTATCTGGTACGACTGTTGTACTAACGATGATGTCATAATCATCAATTCTATTCATCTCATCTGCGACTTTTGATTGGTATAATTTCACATCATTTTCATAACCCTTTTCTTTCAACCAATCTTTCACTTTGTTTGTTACGATTGTAGACGTAGCTACACCTGTCCCACACATAATCAACATTTTTTTCATTATCCATACTTCCTCTCTTTTCGTTTATTTAATTGCTTGTTTTTTGGGTAAAATTTTATTCACATAGATCATTCCGCATAAAACAACTACGCCTATGATGGCTAACCCACCCCAGCTCAATAGTTTTGTCAAGCCAACATACATCCATGTCGTCCATAAACCACCCTCAGCTAGTGCCGTAATACTTGAATTCCCTTGTAAGTCAAAGTTCGCTGCCTTGGCTGACATCGTCACTAATGGTGCGACCCAAGAAGTGATATAAAGAATGCTGACCATATAAATTGAACCTGCGATAACTGTTCGAACGATATTTCCAGCAAAAACTGCGGCCATTAAACAAACTAAGAAAGGAATCGTTGCAAGATCTCCAAACGGTAAGGTTGTATTTCCTGGTAAAATAACAGCTAATAAAATTGTAATTGGAACTAATAATAGAGAAGATGATAGAACGGCTGGATGTCCTACTGATAATGCTGCATCCATCCCAATATATAATTCTCTTCCAGGAAAACGTTTCTTCACAAATTCATTCGCTGCTTCTGAAATTGGTGTCAATCCTTCCATTAAAAGTGCAACCATCTTCGGCATCAAAACCATCACTGCGCCAGTTTTCACTGCTAATTGACCAACGCCTGCAACATCATATCCTGCAAAGAGCCCAATCACTAACCCAATCAGAAAGCCCATCACAGTTGAATCACCGAAAATACCAAAGCGTTTTTGGATCGTTTCAGGATCTGCTTTCCAATTTTTTATTCCAGGAATACGGTCAAACAGCCAATTCATTGGTATTGCAAAAATGAAGCCGGGAGCCGCAGTCCCATGAGGAAATGTAATATTAGGGAAACCATAGAATTTTTTCACGATTGGTCCTAAAATATCACCGAACAACAAAATCATCATCATATAAACCACAGTTGCTGCGATTCCAATCGCAAAATTACCAGTTAAAGCATAGACTAACGACGCAATAAACGCACCATGCCAGAAATTCCAAATATCCACGTTTAAGGTCTTCGTTAACCCTAAAATAATCAAGGCTACGTTTAGTAATACGCCGATTGGAATTGCTAAACTTCCTAAGACCGTTCCATACGAAATTGCCGCAGCCGCTGGCCATCCTACGTCGATTGTCGTTAAATTCAAACCAAAGCGCTCAACCATAGCCTGTGCTGCTGGTCCTAAACTACTACTCAACAAATCAATCACTAAATTTAACCCTACAAACCCAACGCCGACCGTCAAAGCAGATGTAAAGGCTTTAGCCGGTTTGGTCCCGAGAATCATACCAAATACAAAAATCAAGATCGGTAAAACGACGATGGCACCCAAGTCAACAAACCACTGTAATGCATCTAACATGTTATTTCCCCCATTTCTTTAAGCTAAGCCAACATGATGAATAATTTCAATAAATTCTGATTTGGTTTGGCAACGATATAAATTTTCCATTGTTTCTGGATTTTGAATCATCTCAATCAGCTTCTGTAACATTTCCAATTGTTCATGTGGTTCTTTCAACGCCAGCATAAAAATCATATGAACAGCTACTGGCTTATCTGAGGTTCCCATTTCAAAAAATGAGATCGGTTCTTTTAAAGACATAAAGGCAATTTGTGATTTTTTTACATACTCACTATCCGTGTGCGGAATTGCGACGCCAATATTCGTAACAGGAAGTCCTGTAGGAAAACGTTCTTCTCTTTCAATAATATGTTCGAGAAAGCTATCTGTGATAAACTGTTTTTCTCTTAATTGTTTCGTTAAGCGTCGAAATGCTTCATTTCTATCTTTAACTTCTACCTGAAATTCAGCAATCTCACTATTAAAATACATCTTCAACATTCCCTCCTTTTTAAACAAGTCATTAGTTCTTCCACACTTTGACTTTGAATGATCTGATCCACGCACTCTTTTGAATCAATTCTGTCATATAAAGCTGAAACCAAATCTTTGGCTATGACCATATCCTTTTCTGCAATTGCGATGGTCACGATCAGTCGAACCTGATTTATTCCCCACTGAATAGGTTGTTTTGTTGTCATAAAAGATAATTTGGTTTCTTTAACTGTATCTGGTGCACTGTGCGGGATCGCTACACCACTGACAATACTAGTATTCCCTAGTTCTTCCCTTTGAATTATCGACTCTTCGAAACCGTCATTGACCAATCCTAGCGTTTGATATTGCTGAATTAAATAAGCCAAAACTTCTTCTTTTCGATAAAAACTCTGTTCTAAGAAAATTAATTCTTTTTGAATAAATGGAATCAAAGAAATTGTGCTATTTTCTTTTGAATAGGTGAACGTTTTTTCATTTTCACTAATGTTGGATAAATAAGTTGCAATCATTGCCACTTCTTCTGCAGTAGGTAAAGCAGAAACATGAAGAACTGGAATTTTCTCTATTTCGAGTGGAATTGCTGCAATGATCAAGTCAATATCATCTACTGGATTTTCTAGTAGCTGTTTTTCTGTCACAATTTCAACAATAACGCTTGCAGGTAGATTTTGCTTGATACGATTAAAAATCAATTCGGATGTTGCTAATCCATTACCACATACAATCAAAACATGTTTCGTTGATTGAATTTTTTCAAACGCTACTTGAAAATGGATCGTCAAAAATGATACTTCATCTTCATTTAAAAAAAGTGAATAGTATTTTTCAAATACGGCAGAAGCAAATTGTGTCAATGTAAACATTGTAGTATATTGCTTCTTGATACTTTCTTTAAGCGGATTCCTTACATAAATATCGTTTTTTAATCTATGAAGCATTGGCATGATATGAGCAATCAATGACTGAAATAGTTGTTCATCTTGATCGACTTTTATATCAAGTAAATGTGTCATTTCATTGATCAAGGCATTTGTGACAGCATTCATTTTTTGATCAACCGGTAAGTCTGATATTCCTGGTACAACACTGTGAGCGAATAACAATGAACAAACATATTGGATATCATTCTTAGAAAAAAGACAATTTAACTCTTGATTGATTTCATCTGAAAAATTTAGAGCAACCATATAAAGTTGCATTTTCTGTAAATCCTTAAAGACAAATTCATTTTGCTTTTCCACATGATGTCCAGCTTTAAGCCTTGTTAGAAAAATAATCAGTGACAATTTTAAAGAGTAAACAAAATAATCATTTAGTATTTTACCGGTATGAATCATTATTTTCTCAATGAAATCATTCACTATTTCAAGAATTTTTGGTTCAATAATTTCAGCAAGAAAATTCAAACTACCTCTGGGACTCTTTTCAACATGTGGATGATATTTTTTGCTGTAGCGTACTAAATATTTCTTATAGACCTTTTGAATCACAGTTTCTTTTTCTAAAGCATTGATTCTACGCTCATTCAGTTCAAGAAGTTCTGTCTTTTTTAAGTAATGCAACACTTCATCCATATCTTTTTTGATCGATTGTTTACTGACTAAAAATTGCTTTGCATAATCGTCGTATGTTATTTTTTCACCGTACAATAAAATCGATGAAATCATGATCAATTGTCGATAAGCAGGTGAATATTCCTCATCCTCTAGGACAAGGACACGATCTTGTTGGACCATTCCTTTTAAACGTTCCTTCATTTCTTTGCTTCCAATTAAATAAATTCCTTTTCTTGGAACGCGATCGATCGTTAACCCATTTTCATTAAGATAAGTCTCAATATTCTTTAAGTCAGTATACGTCGTCTTACTTGATACAGAGAGCTTTTCACTGAAATAGTTTGTTGCTTGGTATTCATTTTGATGCAGCAGTAAACGAATCAACTCATTTTCTCGTTTTGTTCGTTTTTCCATTTATCACACCTCCGGAAAGCGCTTTCCATAAATAGAGTATACGAATATTTGAATAGATAGTAAATCATCTTCTATTTCCACATTAATGTGGAAATTGTTAGCACGGTCGTTATTTTATTCATTAAGAAAGAAAAAATAAAAAAACAGTATCAGGAAATTAGTTCCTGATACTGTTTAGTAACTCGTTTCGCTATTATTTTAAAATCAGACGTAAAATAAATGATAACCCAAACCACCCTATCAAACTGATACCGATTGCAATCACCCAACCTAAAATATTATGTTCCAATGGTAAAGGCATATTCATTCCGAAAAAACCTGTTACGATCGTTGGAATCGTCAATAAAATAGAAAGCACCGTCAAAATTTTCATTGTGTCATTTAAATTATTATTTAAGATATTATTATACGTACCTGATAATTGCTGTAAAACCTGAGAAGTCAATTGAGCCATCTCTACCAATTGTCTGGCTTCAATCAAAGTATCCTCCCATTGTTCTTTCTCATCTTCGTTTAGTGACTGAAAAATCGCATTTGTTTTAATTTGTTCTAGTAAAACAGCATTTTGTTTTGTAGCAGAGATAAAGTAGGCAACGCCGGTCTCAACATCTGACAACGCTAATAAATTCTTTTTAGTCGTTTTCTCTTTTAACATATCATTAATATGATTTCGTTCTCTGTTCATTTCTTCTATCACAGGAAAAAATTTATCGGTAATCATAAATAAACTTGAAAATAGAAATTTAAATACTGAATTATCCAAATTATTTTGTAAGTATTTTTCCATATATTGAATAATATAGGTGTTTTCACTGTTTGTTATTGTTAATAACTGGTTGTTTTTAATGAGAAATGTCATTGGGACAGCTTCATAATGATTGTCGTTTTTTTTAGTTTGTGGAACATTATATATCAAAATGAACGCATCCAGTTCACTGTCATACTCAATACGAGCTCGTTCATTTCTATCTAATGCATACGAAATGATTTCACTATCAATACCATATTGTTTATATAAATCAGAATCAATCGCAATCTGATCAGAATTGATATTGATCCAAATATTTTCTTTATTTCCAAACTTTTTTTCTGTGATCATAAAAAAACCTCCTAATTTTCAAAAAACTTCGTTTCAACTTTAGTAAGATTCAGTTGAAACATGTCTTGTTCTTCTTGCGTTAATCCATTACAAATTTTTTCATCTAGCTCTTTAAAAATCAGACTTACTTGATGTGCTACTTGCTCACCATCAGTCGTAAGAAAGATATTTTTCTGTCGCTCATTGTTTTTGGGGATTTTACGATAGACTACATTTCGTTTTTCTAACCCTTTTAAGATATTCGTAACTGTTGCCTGCTTTTTACCTAAATACTCTGCTAACTCTCGTTGCATTGATCCTTGATGATGAAATATATAGCTGATACTGCGCGCTTGTAAACTATTTAATTGTAATTCTTTGAATCTTTGAAGTACATAATTTTGTTGCAAAATACTTATCTGATAAATTTTTTCTGCTAGGCTCTCCTGATTAGACATTCTATCATCACCTCTTCTTAAATAGTTTAAATCAAAACACTTTAATTTACAACTATCTAAAAATAAACTAAAAAAGAGCGGGACAAAAACTAATTATCTGTTTTTGTCCTACTCTTAACTGATTGTTCTACTATGCATATTACGTCACTCATTGCGATCAGAAAATGAGTCTCCTTCTATATAACTTGTATAAATATGATCATCTTCTGTTTCTTCTCCCGTAATCAACTGAATAATTTTTTCAGCTGCCAGCATCCCCCAACGATGTTTAGAGTAAGAAATCGTCGCTAATCGCGGCTGAACAAAGGCACTGATATCAATGTTATCAAAACCAATCACACGAACATCTCTCCCAATTTCGTATGACGTTTCTTTAAAATATTTGTAAATACCAATAGCCATTTCATCATTCAGTGCAAAGATATCTATAGGAAAACCTTGTTCTTTTTCCATGATTTCTTTTGCTGCACGATAGCCTGAAGGTTCTGTAAAGTCACCTGAAATAATCTCATACTCAATGCCAAATCGCTCTAGTTCTTTCATACTAGCATTTAGCCGCTCTTGACCGTCATAACTCTTTTCAGGACCTGATACTAAAAATAATTTCTTCGTATCACAGGCAACTGCCTTCTCAATCGCCAGCGTAGCACCGCCTTTATTATCTAACAAAACTTTCCGAACATTTTTATGGGTGATCAAACGATCTAAAATGACCAGAAAATGCCCTCGATCCGCATATTGTTCGATTTCTTTATTTTTAAATGTCCAATCTAACACAATTGCACCATCGATCATTCGTTCTGGAATGAACAAGTGTGATTTATTCCCACTGCAGACGATCATTTCATAGTTCTGGGCTTCTAACCCTTTTTTGATTCCATCTAATAATTCACCATAAAAGCTGCCTCCATAATCAGCAAGGTATACACCGATTATATTGGTTTGCTGTCTTTTTAAGGTACGAGCAGCCATGTTAGGAACATAGTCCAGTTCCTCTGCAATCGCTTGAATTCTTGCTCGAGTTGCTTCAGTAACTTTGGAACTACCATTTAACGCATAAGAAACAGTTGAAATCGATACCCCTGCTTTTTTTGCAATTTCTTTGATTCCTACCATGTACGCTCATCTCCTAACAAAAAATATCTATTTGGTTCTCTTGCTTATCTAATAATGTCGTAAAGTCAGCTAACGAAACGACCAATCCGCCTTGACGATATGGATTTTGCTCTCTCTTGACCGAAAGCTCTGTGCCATTTACCAAAATGAACTCTTTTTGACCAGTCAAATGGAATATGATTTGTACATCTTTTCCTGCTAACTGATAGGTCATTTTCAAACCATTTAAACTATCCGGCAATACTGGATCAAAAATCACATTCTCCCTATCTTCACGAATACCTAATACATTTGTCAACAACTGGTTCATATAAATCCCCGGTCCGCTGGAATAAATTCGCCAACCACCTTTGACACCAACTTGCCCTGTTTTTAGTTTGCCAAAATTTTCTTGCGCATCATAGCGAGTCTTAAAATCTCCATCAGAACTACTAAAATAGGCATTTGCTTGTCGAATTTCCGCATTTTTCACGTGATTTTTTAGTTGAATCGGATTGATTCGATGCAATGCTTGCCATGTTTCATCTGTCTTCCCTAACTTTGCCATTGCTTCAGTGAAACGAATATGAGCATGGACATACTGTAACCCAATTTCACGACCAAAGTTAGCTGATTGTTCTGCACGCTTAAAGTTTGTACTTACACCGCCTCGATAAACAGCAGGCCGATTCATCAAACGAACGCCATCGGGAAATTCTAAATGCTCTTTAATAATAGCATAATGATGCTCAACTTGTTCAGTTGTTAACAGCTCAGCTATCATACTCCGTGTCATAGGTAGTAAACGATACTGGATCCCCGTTTTTTTGTCGGTTGGATGAATCATAAATTCTACATGCTCTGTATCTTCCATATAGACAAACCCAGGAATCGTCTCAGAAGATAAAATATAGGTTTCAAAATCCTTTTTGATATTTAGAGCTAGTTCATATAAATGCTCGCCATATTCAACATCAACTTCTTTTAATAGATCTGCTAATTTTTTCACTACTTGATACGTCAAAGCAACTGTCCAACTACTTGCCATATATTTTTTCAACTTATTGTCATACGGTTGTAGAGTATCATCCCAATCACCATCACTATAACAAGAAAGATATGTTCCTTCTAAAAAATTGTCCTCAATAAATTGAACTTCTTTTTTTACATGGTCGAATAGACGATACCGGTCTTTTGTTTTTAAAAATGTTGAACGATCCGTATAAGCAATTTCTTCATCCAAAATCCCAAAGTCTTTTGTCTTAGCTAAATAATCTGCAACGATTTTCATCGGCCAAACAATCACATCCCCGTGACTTTCATCGGCTTTTTGTTTTTCATAGCGGTCAAACATGAACCATTGCGGCCAGTTCCCATCATTTTCAAACTGATTCGCATAGACATTTTGAATGATAGAACGCACAACTTCTGGGCGATTGACCGCAAAGAAAAATTCTGTTGGCCCTTGTGAAACATCCCTTGTGCCCCAAGCAGCGCCGCCATATTGCTCCAATCCATGTGGTGAAAGATAATGGACTAGCATATTATGAGTATACCAGCGAGCTAAGACATTCATTGTTTCGACTTCTTCCGTTGCATGGGCTAACTTGAAATGATTCAATAAATCATTTACAAAAGTTAAGAATTGGTCGTTTTCTGATTGATACGTAGTGTCTACCACGTCGTAAGCTTCGCCTGTCAAGGTTCCTTGAATCTGCATAGAAAACGCTGATTGCTCTTCAATCACAAATACAGCCAATCGTTCCGATGATTCATTAGGTAAAAACAAACTTTCATCCGTCAATTCAAAAGATTTATCCAGAGAAAAGTAGTAGGTTAGTTCTGGGTATTCTTGATGGATAACAGAATCCGTTGACGCTTTTACTGTCACCAAATCCTTTACTTTGTTTATCGTATAAGCTGGCTCTTCTTCATCGGCATTCATCACCAAGTGATTCGTTACAGCGAAGGTGTAATGTCTCTTTTGCTGACTTTTTATTTCCGTAATGACTTCTCTTGTATCACACAACGTAAACGTTCTCACGGTAATTATATCATTCTCTAATTTATAATACCATGTGGCAGAGTTTAATCCCATTTCAAAAGCAGATGGCATTGTTAACAGTCGCCAAAGATCTCCTTGTTTGATGTAGATCCTTTGCCCTGATTGTTTCATGACATTTAATGAATTACGGCTATTACTCATTAGCTTATTCATTGAGGTATTGCCTAAAACGATCTGAGAATTAAATATGCCGTACATATAGACTGTTGTACTAAGCACTGGAAGCTTCACATCAAGTTCCGTTCCACTCAATAAAATGTGCCCATGTGCTCTCTCCATAGCAACTTCTTTTTCTTTTAAAACAACATGATGATACTCGTCAGTAAAGAAAGAAGCGATTTGCCCATCGACTGTTTCAACTAGGTTTTGACTAGGAAATAATTGGTTTCGCTCTTTTTCTGAAAATGTCTCACCTGTGATAGTATCACCGATGTTTTTCTCACTAACCTTTCCTTGTCCAGCATTATTTTCTATTTTTAATGAGTCATAATTTTCCTTGATAACTTCTTTAGAAATAAGTGGTTGTTGAATGACCGATTGCTGATTTGCTATTGGCGCTCCATAAAATACGAATACCATCTCTTGATCCATCATTTCAAAGCGTTCCGTTTGTAACGCAATATAAGCAAACTCATATTGATACACTTCATTCGCTAGCATTTCTTGTGTCAAAGCAACAGCCTGATTTGTTTCTTTATAATCACGTCCAAAAAATTGATACCCATCTGTTGAAAAAGCGACTAGTGGATTCAGGCTTCCTTGTTCGATTACTGGGAAGTTTCCTTCTTGTGGTTGATTTTGTCGAGACGAAATCGTAATAGTATCATTTCCTTTTGCAACATGATGGTCCACATATTGTGACATGTAGGCTTCATTCGATTGAACAGCTCCTTTTGTCGCGTTGCCAATGTCTTGTCCATAGATGACATCGATTGTTTGTCCAGATCCATTCACTGTTACCTGCCAAAACCAAATGCCTGATTTAGCAATTTGGAAATCAACGCGATAAGAAACATCTAAAAATGTGCCGTTCCATGAAGCTTGTTCTTTTGATATTTGAAATTTACTCTTTGAGTTAGACCCAATCATTGGCACTGACTGAATACCAGCTCCATTATAAACTCTAAGATAAATCTGGTTACAGCTACCATCCAATGGATTTCCGTTCAGTTGATTGACCATAATATTTCCATGCATTATTTCGTAAAGATCTCCAGTTTCTAAAAACGAGACCGTTGTTCCACCATTTTCAATCGTTCGTTTTTGATACGCCATCTCAATCTTCCTATCTATTTCAATAATTTAAAGGTTTTTGTTGCTACATCTCTACTATTTGCGCCAACCATTACATCAAAGATCCCAGCATCGCTGACAAAGGTTTGATCACCATGCACATAGCGCAAAAGTTCTTCGGTAATGTCAAAGTGAACTGTCTTTTTCTCATGAGCTTGAAGCGTTATCTTTTTGAAGCCTTTTAATTCTTGTACTGGACGAACGACTTCACCGATTTTGTCGCGCACGTACAATTGGACAGTCTCTTGTCCTGATATATCTGACTGATTCTCCACAGTAACGGATACAGTAATTGTTTCATCTGGCTTCATTTCATCCGAGCTTAAATGAAAGTCAGTATAGGTAAATTCACTATAGCTCAAGCCAAAACCAAAAGGATATTTGGCAAAGTTTGAAACATCTAAATATTTGGATACATATTTTTCATCACCTGGTTTATATGGTCTACCTGTATTGTCGTAATTATAATACACGGGAACTTGTCCCACTGTTTCAGGGAATGACATGCTTAGACGAGCACTTGGATTATACTGCCCATAAAGAATATCAGCTAATGCGGCACCACCTTCTGTTCCTGGGAACCAAGCTTCAACGATGGCTTTTGCTGAATCAATTCCTTTTAAATCAAGTGGACGGCCATTGTAAAGGGTCACAATAATATTGTCGTTTACAGCCTGAATAGCATTGAATAAATCTAGTTGAGCTTGCGGTAAGCGAATATCACTACGGCTTGACGCTTCACCACTCATCCAGTCTTCTTCTCCAAGTGCTAAAACTACTTTGTCTGCGCCTTTAGCTAAGGAAACAGCTTCATCGATTGCAGCCTGACTTGGTTTAAAATAATCAAAGGCTTCTTTTCCAATCCGATAATCTGCATTTAATTGCGCCACTCCTTGCCCTAAAGAAATTGCTTCTTCTTTTTTCCCTTGCCAAGACCAGACGCCAATAACATCATTAGAAGCAGCAGCAGGTCCTACAATGGCAACTTTAT
This sequence is a window from Enterococcus sp. 7F3_DIV0205. Protein-coding genes within it:
- a CDS encoding magnesium transporter CorA family protein; translated protein: MITEKKFGNKENIWININSDQIAIDSDLYKQYGIDSEIISYALDRNERARIEYDSELDAFILIYNVPQTKKNDNHYEAVPMTFLIKNNQLLTITNSENTYIIQYMEKYLQNNLDNSVFKFLFSSLFMITDKFFPVIEEMNRERNHINDMLKEKTTKKNLLALSDVETGVAYFISATKQNAVLLEQIKTNAIFQSLNEDEKEQWEDTLIEARQLVEMAQLTSQVLQQLSGTYNNILNNNLNDTMKILTVLSILLTIPTIVTGFFGMNMPLPLEHNILGWVIAIGISLIGWFGLSFILRLILK
- a CDS encoding class II fructose-bisphosphate aldolase codes for the protein MLVTSKELFNRAQKEQFAIPAANFFDLDSARSYVNVAERMNKPLILAFAQAHMDMMSLEEAALIGNYLAKKAQVPVVLHLDHGQDEKIIKQAIELGFSSVMIDASLDSFAENVRRSKVISDYAHERGVVVEAEIGFVGSGLNYENHDHSDSVYTEVTDAVRFVEETNVDSLAVSIGTAHGFYKGTPKISFDRLAELREAIKTPLVLHGGSSSGDENLHRCATEGISKINIFTDFITAAMKTIERESPTDYVRLKKLANQAMENTLEHCYTLFATK
- a CDS encoding BglG family transcription antiterminator — encoded protein: MEKRTKRENELIRLLLHQNEYQATNYFSEKLSVSSKTTYTDLKNIETYLNENGLTIDRVPRKGIYLIGSKEMKERLKGMVQQDRVLVLEDEEYSPAYRQLIMISSILLYGEKITYDDYAKQFLVSKQSIKKDMDEVLHYLKKTELLELNERRINALEKETVIQKVYKKYLVRYSKKYHPHVEKSPRGSLNFLAEIIEPKILEIVNDFIEKIMIHTGKILNDYFVYSLKLSLIIFLTRLKAGHHVEKQNEFVFKDLQKMQLYMVALNFSDEINQELNCLFSKNDIQYVCSLLFAHSVVPGISDLPVDQKMNAVTNALINEMTHLLDIKVDQDEQLFQSLIAHIMPMLHRLKNDIYVRNPLKESIKKQYTTMFTLTQFASAVFEKYYSLFLNEDEVSFLTIHFQVAFEKIQSTKHVLIVCGNGLATSELIFNRIKQNLPASVIVEIVTEKQLLENPVDDIDLIIAAIPLEIEKIPVLHVSALPTAEEVAMIATYLSNISENEKTFTYSKENSTISLIPFIQKELIFLEQSFYRKEEVLAYLIQQYQTLGLVNDGFEESIIQREELGNTSIVSGVAIPHSAPDTVKETKLSFMTTKQPIQWGINQVRLIVTIAIAEKDMVIAKDLVSALYDRIDSKECVDQIIQSQSVEELMTCLKRREC
- a CDS encoding PTS sugar transporter subunit IIA: MYFNSEIAEFQVEVKDRNEAFRRLTKQLREKQFITDSFLEHIIEREERFPTGLPVTNIGVAIPHTDSEYVKKSQIAFMSLKEPISFFEMGTSDKPVAVHMIFMLALKEPHEQLEMLQKLIEMIQNPETMENLYRCQTKSEFIEIIHHVGLA
- a CDS encoding MarR family winged helix-turn-helix transcriptional regulator; protein product: MSNQESLAEKIYQISILQQNYVLQRFKELQLNSLQARSISYIFHHQGSMQRELAEYLGKKQATVTNILKGLEKRNVVYRKIPKNNERQKNIFLTTDGEQVAHQVSLIFKELDEKICNGLTQEEQDMFQLNLTKVETKFFEN
- a CDS encoding PTS galactitol transporter subunit IIC, with product MLDALQWFVDLGAIVVLPILIFVFGMILGTKPAKAFTSALTVGVGFVGLNLVIDLLSSSLGPAAQAMVERFGLNLTTIDVGWPAAAAISYGTVLGSLAIPIGVLLNVALIILGLTKTLNVDIWNFWHGAFIASLVYALTGNFAIGIAATVVYMMMILLFGDILGPIVKKFYGFPNITFPHGTAAPGFIFAIPMNWLFDRIPGIKNWKADPETIQKRFGIFGDSTVMGFLIGLVIGLFAGYDVAGVGQLAVKTGAVMVLMPKMVALLMEGLTPISEAANEFVKKRFPGRELYIGMDAALSVGHPAVLSSSLLLVPITILLAVILPGNTTLPFGDLATIPFLVCLMAAVFAGNIVRTVIAGSIYMVSILYITSWVAPLVTMSAKAANFDLQGNSSITALAEGGLWTTWMYVGLTKLLSWGGLAIIGVVVLCGMIYVNKILPKKQAIK
- a CDS encoding LacI family DNA-binding transcriptional regulator, coding for MVGIKEIAKKAGVSISTVSYALNGSSKVTEATRARIQAIAEELDYVPNMAARTLKRQQTNIIGVYLADYGGSFYGELLDGIKKGLEAQNYEMIVCSGNKSHLFIPERMIDGAIVLDWTFKNKEIEQYADRGHFLVILDRLITHKNVRKVLLDNKGGATLAIEKAVACDTKKLFLVSGPEKSYDGQERLNASMKELERFGIEYEIISGDFTEPSGYRAAKEIMEKEQGFPIDIFALNDEMAIGIYKYFKETSYEIGRDVRVIGFDNIDISAFVQPRLATISYSKHRWGMLAAEKIIQLITGEETEDDHIYTSYIEGDSFSDRNE
- a CDS encoding PTS sugar transporter subunit IIB, whose protein sequence is MKKMLIMCGTGVATSTIVTNKVKDWLKEKGYENDVKLYQSKVADEMNRIDDYDIIVSTTVVPDKIKDKIIMGLPLLTGMGTEEMYQEIEAKIKE